The window TCAATCCAATTCCGACTTCGACTATTCACAACCAGGTAGAAACTTTAGAGCATCTATCCAGTATAAATTTTAAAGGGTGACCGTCTTGAAAAAACCATTATTACTATTGCTACTGTGGCACCTAGGTGCGACCGCGGCAGAGCTTCAGTTTGTTACTGGTCGTGCTATTAATTCACAACAAGCTGAACAGTTACTTGAAACCAAGTTAGCAAGAAAATATCAATTTTCTTACCGTCGTAAAGGTCAGTTTGGTAATTATTATAGCTTTATGCCTACTTATGACGCTTTGCCAATATTTAATATCGTGGATAGTGTTGCAACGGATCAACAAGGACTAGCATTTCGATTGTATGTTTCTCGTTTTTCGACGTTAAACGTGGATGAAGGCACGGTTTCTGTTGCTCCGTCTATTGAGCAGGTTGGTGCATTAATTGATAAACAAGTTGACCATTTTTCGATAGAAGAAATTAAGCGAGGGTGGTGGCTTGAGCAGCAAGGTTTAAGATTTGTTTGGAACGTATTAGTAAGTGAAACCTTGCAAGGTGAAGTCGTTACTCAGCATTATTTTATTGATGCTGATGCCACTAAAATCCTTGGTCAACGCGGCGCTATTCCTGCCTACCAAAGTGAAGTTGAGCCTGAATATTCAGGTCGAATCAAGCAGTCATGGTTATTTGATCCAGACCCAAAAACTAGCTTAATGAGTGAAGACATTGAGCAACAGTTTACACCGCAGACTGAATTTGCGGATGCAGCATTTAGACTTGTTGAGCTTAAAGATTTAACGCTAATTGGCAACCAGTTAGCACTGACGGGGCCTTATGCTCGAGTAACTGACTTTGCAGAACCACATGAAGTTGTGGAAATGTTACCTGTAGCTGGTGTAGCAAAAAATCATCATAGCTCTGCCAGCTTTTTACAACAAATGGCCTATTTTCACGTCGATTCTGCTCAGCGTCATTTGCAGGAATTGGGTTTTACTGGCGATAAGTTGATCCACTATGCGCCGATCACCATAGATGCACAAGGTTCTTATAATGACCAGTCGGCATATTCATTTCACCAAAAACGGATTTTATTAGGAGTTGGGGGGCATGCTGACGCGCAGGATGCTGATGTAATATGGCATGAATATGGACACAGTGTTACTAACTTCATCAATCCCTATGACGACGGTGCGGATAGCGGTGCAATTGGGGAAGGGTATGCCGATTTTCTCGCCGCAAGTCATAGTTACCGAGATCCGCAAGGCTACGAGTTTGAGCCGGATGTTATGTTTAACTGGGATGCTCGTTTTGGACAACGTAGACCAAGAACGTTAAATGATAGTAAAGCTAGGTATAATCCAAATTATCACTACCCAGCCCATATTCATGTTGCAGGTTCCCTAGGTGATCAGCTTTGGTCCACACCATTATTTCAATCCTTCAAAGAAGCTGAAGCGCATTATGGTGTGAAAGGCATGAATGACATGGAGAAGATTGTTATTGAAGCTATGTTTGGCCTAGGGGCGGGGATCACTATGCCCAATTTAGCGCTGTCTACACTCGACATGGCAAAGCGCCTGTACCCCAATGAACACTATGCCGACATTTTACAACGGCATTTTAGTCATCATAACTTGTTGCCAAAATTATTGGTAATTGAACAAGCCAAGGTCATTGATACTCTCACCTCAGATCCCTCTGTGGTCGTGAATATCAAAAATATCAGCCCTTACTCGCTTAAAGATATCCAGTTCGCGTCAACTGAGGACTCAACAATAAAAATCGCAACTCAACAGGTTGGCGATATTAAGGCTGGAGATTCGATAACACACACTTTTTCCATCACCTTCGATGATGCGTTTGAATTGAGTTGTGGGATGAGTGCTTTTGTTCCGGTATTGGAGAAGTATTCGACAGGGATCCCAGTATTGAATCAAAGCCTACAGCAACTAGAAGTTACCTTAGGCCAGCCAAATCTATTTGTTGTAAAAGGTGAGGGAGGCATACTTAAAGACGCAACCGGAGAACCTAGTGGAGTTGTGCACAGTAAGGGGATCACCAACTTTTACCTTGATGTAGAGCAGCAATCTCTGCAGGTTAGCGATGACCTTAAATTTGAATTACAGCTTGAACACAATGACTTGAGCCAAGTAAGTATAAAGTTAATTAGCCCTGCGGGTGTTGCCGTAGTCATTTGGGATCAAAGCTACTACCCACATTCAAAATTTGAATTTAGTCTGCCTTCTGATGTTGCAAACGTAGATTTCTCGCCACTTGAAGGCCAGTCATTCAACGGCCAGTGGCAGCTTCAGGTTGTAGACCACAAGCCTGATTTCTCCGAACTAATTAATACGCCTACGCTTAAAGCTTGGCAGCTTTCACAAGTTACCGATTATCACTGTCATTCTGCATCCGACGATAAAGAACATACAGATGACCAAGATAATCATCTAGAAAAAATAAATGACAACACGAGTGGCAGCCTGTATTGGCTAAATATTGGTTTAATTTTAATTGGGCTTAGGCGACTCAAAATACACACTAGGAGTAAACATGACATTTAAATTGAAACCGCTTGCGCTTGCGCTTTCGGTTGTAGGTCTCAGTGCCTGCGGTGGGGGGAGTGGTGACACTAAAACAAATACTGAAAATGAGACAACGGTAGACCCAATTAGTTATTCGGTTTCGATCAGCGTTGATAACGCAGTAACCGGTACTTTATGCGCAGATAGCAACGAAAACTTAGTGTGTGACAGTGTCGAGGTGCAAACTTCAATTACAGATGGAACCGCAACATTAACAAGTGAAGATGTTGCAATTCTTAACCAGAGCTACATTGTGACAGAAGGCAATGTGATGATACTCAGTGCGCCAGCCGCAGTTGCGAATGACGCTAGTATCGTAATGACACCTGCAACGACTCTGGTTTACGCGAATATGATACAAGGCATAAGTAGAGAGCGAGCAATTGAGGCTGTTGTTTCTACACTTAACGATGGCTTATCACTGTCTTTGTCAGCGGATACTTTATTGACAGCGCAAAGCGCAGACTTAGCAAACTTCAATACTGAATTTGTAAAATTGTGGCAGGCTGCGCAACAGCAAAGTGAAAATAAGGGGGCTATTCTTGCGGGCTTTGCGATTCAACTTGCAGATATTATTACCGCGATAAAAAACAATAGTCATTTTAATCAGCTAGATAGTTTTGTTGCGAATGCATTAAACTGGTCCGTAGGGTTCCCTATGACTGACACTGGGGTCACTGCATTCGCTAACCTAGATGGCTTTTACAATACCGCTTCTGTTGCGGACTTTCCAGGTCAAGACGCAGATTATGGCCTTGATCTTACACAAAATAATGATGCGGATGGTGCTGCGGGTTTCAGTTATGTAAAACTCAGTAGTACAGGTGAAATGCTTGCAGCTGATGCTGAACAATGGAGCTGTGTAAAAGACTTACAAACAGGGCTAATTTGGGAAGTAAAAGATGCAAACGCAGGTATTCGCCACAAAGACACGTTGTTTGCATTTAAACCTAGCGACCGCGAATCGATTTTTCCTGCTGAAGTGGCTGAAGCCAGTTGTGATAATGCAGAAGGTGTATGCACAGTATCGCAATATGAAAGTTACATAAACAATCTAAACAACGGTGTCGGGTTGTGTGGATACTCTGGCTGGAAGTTACCTAAATTCAACGAGTTGTATAGCTTAGTGCACTTTGCGAGCACAGATAAGAATGACGGCGATGTTTTACTTGGAGTAGACGTTAATTACTTCCCAGAAACACATGCCGGAGACATATGGACAGCAACGCCATCGATAGAATGGCACACTTCTATGTACTATGCCCCCCACATGTGGGCGCTTGGGTTTAACGGTGGTTATATTGGTGCAACGACTTCTTATGAATACTGTGATAGTGCACAAGAATGTGAATATCCAAGTGTATTACCTGTGAGGCTTGTAACTTTAGGAGCAGAAAAATGAGATATTTATTAGTCACTTTGTCTTTATCAATGTGCTTTACTGTACAGGCTATTGAGCAAGCGTGTTCACAAACTATCGAGCGCTCTTCACCTAGCGTAGGTTTTATCGATAATAAAGATGGTACAGTAACTGATAGAGCAACACAGCTTACTTGGATGCGCTGTAGTATTGGGCAAACTTTTAATGCACAAACTTCAAGTTGTGATGGAATGCCAACCGCTATGTACTGGCAAGATGCCCTTAAAACAGCAGAAAAGATCCGGACTTCTCCAGGTCATGCAATTTATCAATACGCGGGTATTAAGAATTGGCGTTTGCCTAATATCAAGGAGCTTAACTCAATCCGTGAAGTTGCCTGTGTTAACCCTGCGGTAAACCAAACGGTTTTTCCTAATATTTTTGCTATCGCTGAAGCAGAAGGCGGGTATGCATACGTTTGGTCAGCTACGCCTTTAGCGTCTGAAGCTGGGGTAATGTATATGGACTTAAATGGTGGAAGTTTAGCGTCTACCTTTGGCTTGGAAGACTATGAGAGACAAATTTTACTCGTAGCCGACAAAGTGACAGAGTAGGCTTCAGTACTTGTCGTTCGGTGTTGTTTGGTTTTTGTTCTTGGAATGTCCTAGTCTCGGTGCTTGACTTGCTGCGAGTAGGCTAGATGCAAAGGTTGAGCAGCAAAGAGCGACAAGGTGAACTCTTTATTTTCAATATGTTACCGTCATGCTGATATAGATTAACGAGGCGCAACAACTAAGTAAACTGGTGCAAAAAGCTTGAAAGAGCAACAGAGCTCAATATGATAAGCCAATGCGTCAAGAGTACTTATACCTAGGTTGAATAAGACTATTGATGCATTGGTATCAAGCTTAGTGTAGGTTAATACCAATTGAATTAATTCTCTAATCAATTTGAAGGGTGAAATAGCATATTAGCTTCGTTAAAAATTTCTCATTTAGAACAACTAAATAGCAAAATTTTTGCCTTGCTACTAAAGCTATTTCCCCGCTTCAAGATAGATCATTTACTTAATACAACTGGTATAAATCGTTTTAAAACGGTTCAATCATCCACTTTGCGGATAACTGGTCCGGTTCGCCATGGCGATTTAACTCAGGTTGGTTTTGCGCTTGGTTAAACCAAATATATTGCTGCCAAAATTGATTTTTGATATTCCAAACACCACCTTGATAAATCAATGCGTAGAGTGCTTGCTTAGGAGAGTCTACGAGTTTGAGATAGCCGGCGCTTTTGCTGCTGTAACTTAAAAACAGTGAAGGGGCCTGAGTGGCTCTAAAATAGTGCTGACCCTCAGCATTGGTTACCTGAATTAAATCGAGAGGCTCAGTTGGACTAAAGGTAATTCGGGTGTCATTGTTCAGGGGTTGTGCTGCTAAATACTGATTATTTACGGGCGACTTTATCGTGATTTGTGTGCCCGTGTCTGCACTTAACTGCGGATATGTCCAGCCGCTTGGTGGCGTTTGCCAGGTTAGAGATTTCCAGCGCCAGTTGTAGGGAATATCTAAGTGTGGGTCGTTAAGATCTTCAAAACCAGGTTCGGCTTCGATATTAAAAAGACATTGGTTTCGCTCTGCATCTAGCTGTGCAACACGCTCTGTTTGGCTAGTTGTGCCTACATTTAGCTCCGTCATACAGGCTTCAAGTGACTTCCCTTTTCCTGACTCATTAGGGGCCAGTACATAAGTATGGTCACGTTTACTTTCGTCCTCATACCAAGCCAGCATTGCGGCCTCGTCAAACGACAACCAGTTTTGTACTAGTCGCTGTGCTTCTTGCTCGGCTACGCTACGTCTTTGTGCTTTTGGTATTGCCATTGTGCGAATAAACGCAGCCCAGAGATCTTTACTGGCCTCCAGCGCGACAATTGCAACCGGTTTCATGCTACTAATACGATAAGACTGCCAACCAGATTCTAAGCGTGTATTCGCTCGCCAAATTACATCGCCACTGGCGAAGTTGAGCACATCTTTGGTGTCGTGCGAATGCTGCTCGGCACCTTCAGAACAAAGGTAAGCTTTTACTTGCCAAACCTTTTCGTAGTTATCTTGTGGGAGCCTTACCGTATGTTCTGGACTAAATGAGTCTTGAAATAGGTGAACGGCACGGCCAAACAAAAAGTAATTATGATCTACTTCCGCGAGAGCTGCGTGACCACCACCATCCCACACTTTGAGGCGCTTCTCCTCAGCCATGGCCGCATCAATAAAATGTTGAACAAAACGTTTTTGCGCGCGATAAGCTGCATCTACACCACCTTGGCCTGCAATATCATCATAGCGGCGCATAAAGTGATCTAGCTGAATGTCAGCCGGTTCTTGCGATACTGCGCTAAAACAGTTTGGGCCGGTAGGATCGGTACTGGCGTTGGTGACGTTAAATCCAGCAATATCAACCCAACGCTCACCGACAATGGCGGAATTCACACTGTCGTATCTTGGTTCATAGAGTGGGTTATTGTTTAACTGGGACTGAAGTCGAGTAATTTCATCTTGTGCGGTATGTAGCGCGATGTTTTTTGCCAGACCATAGCGCCAAGCGTGTCTGGGGTCGTTGGGATCTGGTTCGATAATATGTTCGGCATCCAGCACCTCTAGTGCTGCGGTGCGGGTTAACCATTCATGTCCCATGGGCATGATCCCTTGTCCACCAAATTGGGTGAATGCTTGAACTGTGCTGCTTAATGCAAGTCCTAGTGAAATTGTAAGAGGCTTTATTTTCATATCTACTCCTTGAAAACCAAAAGCAAAAATAGAGTTTTTACTCAATGTAGGGGCAAAGATTATAGTTTGTGAAATAAATGTTTCAATTGATTTTTGTTTGTAACTAATAGGTTTTTTATCACCTGATTTGTTTGGTGAGTGTTTGCCTCTTACATGGCTTAAAAAAGATAAAAGTAATTTTTATTTAATATCAGATTGTTACAGTTTATTTTGTTCGTGTTTTATGTTCTGTAATGACGTGAAATATGCACATTTTCTTGCTGGTGCTACAGTTACTCTACTTAGCTGGGAATCAATTTAAGCGAAAGTTAGCGCACACTTGAGTATCTTTTGTTAACAAGTGTGTTGTTTTGTGCCGTGGTTACTATATCTAAAGGATATAAATATGAACTATTCACTTCACCCCTCTGTCGGTGTCGCAAGACTCGGTAATAGCGATGGTCAGTTTTATTTAGCACCAGACAAAATAGGTGGTTTACCGTTTGAATCCGATGAATGGGGCAATAAGATAGACAGCCCTGTCAGTCAGTTTAAAGATGCAGAAGGCCGGATCCGCAGACAGGGCCAACCCTTTAAAATCATTGACGAAAATAACAATGAGCTTACGTTATCGAGCGATAACGTTAAATCCATTAGTTGGACTGTACACGTCGCTAATAAAAAGGCGGCATGGTATGAGTTTAATGAATTACAAGGCAACTTACTCTATGGTCAAGATAATAGTTATAGCAATCGCAACACGCCTTGGCGTAATGCGGATGCAACGGATCGCCGAAGCTTAATTATTGACCCAGGTCCAAGAACGATATCTGGCGCAAATGCAAAGGCTGAATTTGACGCCGCCAGTGCGCCTGCAGGATATCCGGTTAGTTTCCCTCCCAAACCGTGCCAAGGCACTGAAATAAAGTCTCTCGGAGACATTTTAACCGATAACGAAGGCCGCTTAGTGGTACTTGGCGGTAAAGGGAATGCGGGTGGTAACCAGCCTCTTGAATCTTACGGTGGTGCGGACACATGGCATGATGATATTGCGGATGGAACTGTGTATTGCACGGTTACGTTTGACGATGGTAAAACCTTGCAACTCTCTGCTTGGGTAATTGTTGGCTCTCCGGATTTTGCACCGGAAATCGTTAATATCTCCAACCTCAGTGATACTATGTTTGACGTTGCGGTGCGCGAACAAAACTTATGTCCTGAGCTATACAGCGATGGTGAGTATCAGTCTTCTTATCAGGCAAATTATTACCAAGATATTGAGCCGATTATCCAGCGTATTAGCCGTTATCAGTGGGTATCAAATGTCCAATCTATGTCGGCATTTGTTTCCAATATTTTTGATTTTAAAGACAACTCTGAAGATAATAAAGCCAATCGTCAGGCTTACTTTAAGTACTTTAGACAGCCAGTTGACCCAGCCACAGTGCAGCAAACTCCGCCAAACGAGCAAACCAATCAGCAACTATTCGAGTATGGTATTGAGGGTAATTTACCACTGA is drawn from Pseudoalteromonas sp. NC201 and contains these coding sequences:
- a CDS encoding Lcl C-terminal domain-containing protein, encoding MTFKLKPLALALSVVGLSACGGGSGDTKTNTENETTVDPISYSVSISVDNAVTGTLCADSNENLVCDSVEVQTSITDGTATLTSEDVAILNQSYIVTEGNVMILSAPAAVANDASIVMTPATTLVYANMIQGISRERAIEAVVSTLNDGLSLSLSADTLLTAQSADLANFNTEFVKLWQAAQQQSENKGAILAGFAIQLADIITAIKNNSHFNQLDSFVANALNWSVGFPMTDTGVTAFANLDGFYNTASVADFPGQDADYGLDLTQNNDADGAAGFSYVKLSSTGEMLAADAEQWSCVKDLQTGLIWEVKDANAGIRHKDTLFAFKPSDRESIFPAEVAEASCDNAEGVCTVSQYESYINNLNNGVGLCGYSGWKLPKFNELYSLVHFASTDKNDGDVLLGVDVNYFPETHAGDIWTATPSIEWHTSMYYAPHMWALGFNGGYIGATTSYEYCDSAQECEYPSVLPVRLVTLGAEK
- a CDS encoding Lcl C-terminal domain-containing protein, giving the protein MRYLLVTLSLSMCFTVQAIEQACSQTIERSSPSVGFIDNKDGTVTDRATQLTWMRCSIGQTFNAQTSSCDGMPTAMYWQDALKTAEKIRTSPGHAIYQYAGIKNWRLPNIKELNSIREVACVNPAVNQTVFPNIFAIAEAEGGYAYVWSATPLASEAGVMYMDLNGGSLASTFGLEDYERQILLVADKVTE
- the lodA gene encoding CTQ-dependent lysine 6-oxidase LodA gives rise to the protein MNYSLHPSVGVARLGNSDGQFYLAPDKIGGLPFESDEWGNKIDSPVSQFKDAEGRIRRQGQPFKIIDENNNELTLSSDNVKSISWTVHVANKKAAWYEFNELQGNLLYGQDNSYSNRNTPWRNADATDRRSLIIDPGPRTISGANAKAEFDAASAPAGYPVSFPPKPCQGTEIKSLGDILTDNEGRLVVLGGKGNAGGNQPLESYGGADTWHDDIADGTVYCTVTFDDGKTLQLSAWVIVGSPDFAPEIVNISNLSDTMFDVAVREQNLCPELYSDGEYQSSYQANYYQDIEPIIQRISRYQWVSNVQSMSAFVSNIFDFKDNSEDNKANRQAYFKYFRQPVDPATVQQTPPNEQTNQQLFEYGIEGNLPLMPMNSGSNSVSNAEDNIVDKFLTLTQTQYFLLSQWAAGNFSSAKPSAPQSAVDEFGVFYADQGSVGNCVGLPMCPGIEVTWSLQNPAVYAAPYIIKDQSMGNGFPSGLDAERDECEGGGCQPGDLTKRMACPWQADFFNCTIQNVNFTEPTVNKVNVGTEDDPQMVPAAPTYYSYWWPPQSPWDVLTNQFDDQSLTHLPAGQQVNYARGINSFVQMVEHWSALGFIRNQNSDEPNFPYFTEIERNHQLFAYKDVPVSDITGNCQDDGTDIPVFYIPDDLKDHLSCGCSKAKAILKGLEEKMAKPITQKRAAKKVPRSGTRTRR
- a CDS encoding proprotein convertase P-domain-containing protein, which codes for MKKPLLLLLLWHLGATAAELQFVTGRAINSQQAEQLLETKLARKYQFSYRRKGQFGNYYSFMPTYDALPIFNIVDSVATDQQGLAFRLYVSRFSTLNVDEGTVSVAPSIEQVGALIDKQVDHFSIEEIKRGWWLEQQGLRFVWNVLVSETLQGEVVTQHYFIDADATKILGQRGAIPAYQSEVEPEYSGRIKQSWLFDPDPKTSLMSEDIEQQFTPQTEFADAAFRLVELKDLTLIGNQLALTGPYARVTDFAEPHEVVEMLPVAGVAKNHHSSASFLQQMAYFHVDSAQRHLQELGFTGDKLIHYAPITIDAQGSYNDQSAYSFHQKRILLGVGGHADAQDADVIWHEYGHSVTNFINPYDDGADSGAIGEGYADFLAASHSYRDPQGYEFEPDVMFNWDARFGQRRPRTLNDSKARYNPNYHYPAHIHVAGSLGDQLWSTPLFQSFKEAEAHYGVKGMNDMEKIVIEAMFGLGAGITMPNLALSTLDMAKRLYPNEHYADILQRHFSHHNLLPKLLVIEQAKVIDTLTSDPSVVVNIKNISPYSLKDIQFASTEDSTIKIATQQVGDIKAGDSITHTFSITFDDAFELSCGMSAFVPVLEKYSTGIPVLNQSLQQLEVTLGQPNLFVVKGEGGILKDATGEPSGVVHSKGITNFYLDVEQQSLQVSDDLKFELQLEHNDLSQVSIKLISPAGVAVVIWDQSYYPHSKFEFSLPSDVANVDFSPLEGQSFNGQWQLQVVDHKPDFSELINTPTLKAWQLSQVTDYHCHSASDDKEHTDDQDNHLEKINDNTSGSLYWLNIGLILIGLRRLKIHTRSKHDI
- a CDS encoding hemolysin D, which gives rise to MKIKPLTISLGLALSSTVQAFTQFGGQGIMPMGHEWLTRTAALEVLDAEHIIEPDPNDPRHAWRYGLAKNIALHTAQDEITRLQSQLNNNPLYEPRYDSVNSAIVGERWVDIAGFNVTNASTDPTGPNCFSAVSQEPADIQLDHFMRRYDDIAGQGGVDAAYRAQKRFVQHFIDAAMAEEKRLKVWDGGGHAALAEVDHNYFLFGRAVHLFQDSFSPEHTVRLPQDNYEKVWQVKAYLCSEGAEQHSHDTKDVLNFASGDVIWRANTRLESGWQSYRISSMKPVAIVALEASKDLWAAFIRTMAIPKAQRRSVAEQEAQRLVQNWLSFDEAAMLAWYEDESKRDHTYVLAPNESGKGKSLEACMTELNVGTTSQTERVAQLDAERNQCLFNIEAEPGFEDLNDPHLDIPYNWRWKSLTWQTPPSGWTYPQLSADTGTQITIKSPVNNQYLAAQPLNNDTRITFSPTEPLDLIQVTNAEGQHYFRATQAPSLFLSYSSKSAGYLKLVDSPKQALYALIYQGGVWNIKNQFWQQYIWFNQAQNQPELNRHGEPDQLSAKWMIEPF